Proteins from a genomic interval of Nocardia sp. BMG51109:
- a CDS encoding MCE family protein, translating to MKISRVVRLQLTIFTVVAVVSTVFTGISYLRIPAALDIGRYRVTVELPRVGGLYRNANVTYDGHTIGRVTSVDLTPGGVTATLSLIDSVDVPTDLTARVRSMSAIGEQYVDLQPAAGHGPYLRDGARITADRVRVADRIGPILEQTRAILASLPPDTLHTVLDETARGIGGAGTTLATLLDSTTTFVDALSANGDAVTTLVQQLTPLLRTQLVSDSEIRSWAANLADLTEQLNAADPALRGILQRAPGAADDANQLFQNLAPTLPVLLTNLTTVGQVALTYNPAIEEVLVLLPPMLAAQNTAGKRGVPEGAVNVIFSVEVQDPAACTTGYLSADQRRSPTATDTPDTPTDLYCNVPQDSQFSVRGMRNLPCLENPGVRAATPEQCRSGVRPPSGDNGPFEVGPPAAAGPPPVSAPGTEGGPGTGSPLGAAPAAGSPPGTGVAPGAATALGTATPPGDGAPPEPGATAAAPDPGASAPGTASRPTTAARPGAAPEPSAPQPGAAGIARYLPGSPMYVGPDGTPYRHIEIEPQPDRSPSQDPPWTSLLTAPIP from the coding sequence ATGAAGATCTCCCGCGTCGTTCGCCTCCAGCTGACCATCTTCACCGTCGTCGCGGTCGTGTCGACCGTCTTCACGGGGATCTCCTATCTGCGGATTCCCGCCGCGCTCGATATCGGCCGGTACCGCGTGACCGTCGAATTGCCCCGCGTCGGCGGGCTGTACCGCAATGCGAATGTCACCTACGACGGGCACACCATCGGGCGCGTCACCTCGGTCGACCTCACGCCGGGCGGCGTCACCGCCACCCTGTCGCTCATCGACTCCGTGGATGTGCCCACCGACCTCACCGCGCGGGTGCGCAGCATGTCCGCGATCGGCGAACAGTACGTCGATCTGCAACCCGCCGCCGGGCACGGGCCGTACCTGCGCGACGGCGCCCGCATCACCGCCGACCGCGTCCGGGTCGCCGACCGGATCGGGCCCATCCTCGAACAGACCCGGGCGATCCTCGCCTCCCTGCCGCCCGACACCCTGCACACGGTGCTGGACGAGACCGCGCGCGGAATAGGCGGTGCCGGAACGACTCTGGCGACCCTGCTGGACTCCACCACCACGTTCGTCGACGCACTGTCCGCCAACGGCGACGCCGTCACCACGCTCGTCCAGCAGCTCACGCCGCTGCTGCGTACACAATTGGTCAGCGACTCCGAAATACGTTCCTGGGCAGCGAATCTCGCCGACCTCACCGAGCAGCTCAATGCGGCCGATCCCGCCCTGCGCGGCATACTGCAACGCGCTCCCGGCGCCGCCGACGACGCGAATCAACTGTTCCAGAACCTCGCGCCGACACTGCCTGTGCTGCTGACCAACCTCACGACCGTCGGGCAGGTGGCGCTCACCTACAACCCGGCCATCGAGGAGGTTCTGGTGCTGCTGCCGCCGATGCTCGCCGCGCAGAACACCGCAGGCAAGCGGGGTGTGCCCGAAGGGGCCGTCAATGTCATCTTCTCCGTCGAGGTGCAGGACCCCGCCGCGTGCACCACCGGATATCTCTCGGCCGATCAGCGCCGATCCCCCACCGCCACAGATACTCCCGACACTCCCACCGACCTGTACTGCAATGTCCCGCAGGACTCGCAGTTCTCGGTCCGCGGCATGCGGAATCTGCCGTGCCTGGAGAATCCGGGGGTTCGGGCAGCGACGCCCGAACAGTGCCGGTCGGGAGTCAGGCCGCCGAGCGGGGACAACGGGCCGTTCGAGGTGGGGCCGCCGGCCGCCGCCGGTCCCCCGCCCGTGTCTGCGCCGGGAACCGAGGGTGGACCCGGGACCGGGTCTCCGCTCGGAGCCGCACCTGCGGCCGGGTCCCCACCCGGGACCGGAGTCGCACCGGGGGCCGCGACCGCACTGGGGACCGCGACCCCGCCCGGAGACGGAGCCCCGCCAGAGCCCGGGGCAACTGCGGCCGCACCTGACCCCGGAGCATCCGCCCCAGGGACGGCGTCACGGCCCACCACAGCAGCGCGGCCCGGGGCAGCACCTGAGCCGAGTGCACCTCAACCCGGGGCCGCGGGCATCGCACGGTACCTCCCCGGCAGCCCGATGTACGTCGGCCCCGACGGAACTCCCTACCGCCACATCGAGATCGAACCCCAGCCCGACCGATCACCCAGTCAGGATCCGCCATGGACGTCGTTGTTGACCGCACCGATTCCCTGA
- a CDS encoding alpha/beta hydrolase → MEPVELVSVDGVALDAVVHRAAAPTVRGSVLLVHGITVDLDEGGGMFVRLADRLAGLSFDVVRFSFRGHGNSGGTERGVTIAGERLDLHAAVELMHERCVGPLSIVAASFGAVSTALSLPWLEEGLHSLVLWNPVFDLRHTFLEPELPWGVDNFGHSRKNLLQSKGFLSVDGEFDLGQVLFDEFGVYNPLGAFLASHVPTLIVHGDQDAAVSYPIAAEAARKRPGTRLHTVVGSDHGFDSREREDEAITVTVDWLVEQSPVVSGT, encoded by the coding sequence GTGGAGCCAGTCGAGTTGGTGTCCGTGGATGGTGTCGCGCTGGATGCCGTCGTTCACCGGGCGGCTGCGCCGACGGTGCGGGGGTCGGTGTTGTTGGTGCACGGCATTACCGTCGACCTAGATGAGGGTGGCGGGATGTTCGTTCGGCTGGCCGACCGACTTGCCGGACTGAGTTTCGATGTAGTGCGGTTCTCTTTCCGTGGACATGGCAACAGCGGCGGCACCGAGCGCGGGGTGACGATCGCTGGAGAGCGTCTGGATCTGCATGCTGCTGTCGAGTTGATGCACGAGCGGTGCGTGGGTCCGTTGTCGATCGTTGCGGCCAGTTTCGGCGCCGTATCCACGGCGCTGTCGTTGCCGTGGTTGGAGGAAGGGCTGCACAGTCTGGTGCTGTGGAACCCGGTGTTCGACTTGAGGCACACATTTCTGGAGCCCGAGTTGCCTTGGGGTGTCGATAATTTCGGCCATTCACGGAAGAACCTGTTGCAGAGCAAGGGTTTTCTTTCGGTAGATGGCGAATTCGATTTGGGGCAGGTGTTGTTCGACGAGTTTGGTGTGTACAACCCCTTGGGTGCGTTTCTCGCCAGCCACGTACCGACGTTGATCGTGCACGGTGACCAGGACGCTGCGGTCTCGTATCCCATCGCTGCCGAGGCAGCACGGAAACGGCCGGGCACGCGTTTGCACACTGTTGTCGGTTCCGATCACGGTTTCGACTCTCGCGAGCGGGAAGACGAGGCAATCACGGTGACAGTCGATTGGCTGGTCGAGCAATCGCCTGTCGTGTCAGGAACCTGA
- a CDS encoding helix-turn-helix transcriptional regulator yields MTSSSVRDAREALGGRLRDIRKDAGLSGVQLAELAGWHSSKVSKIESGKQTPAETDIRIWCRHCKAGQQLPDLIATLRNVEAAYVEWKRIAGIRRKQQQLHTLEEGTRLTRWFEPVIMPGLLQTPDYMRAMLTKVAAFYGHDEPVDQGIIARLERQQVLRHGNHRFNFVLAEQVLYTTVGSDEVMIGQLDHLLSMMRLPNVVVSVIPQMSDYHVPTTNFVIFDRKVASVETISAELTITQPRELVLYEQVFQTLLDQAVVGETARVLIGKAMRQRQPRPTGGP; encoded by the coding sequence GTGACCAGCTCCAGCGTTCGTGATGCCCGAGAGGCGTTAGGCGGTCGTCTGCGCGACATCCGCAAAGACGCGGGCCTCTCTGGCGTCCAGCTGGCCGAGCTGGCGGGGTGGCACTCCTCGAAGGTCTCGAAGATCGAAAGCGGCAAACAGACGCCGGCCGAAACCGACATTCGCATCTGGTGCCGCCACTGCAAGGCCGGACAGCAGCTACCTGACCTGATCGCCACCCTCCGCAACGTCGAAGCCGCCTACGTCGAGTGGAAACGCATCGCCGGTATCCGGCGCAAACAGCAACAACTGCACACTCTGGAAGAGGGCACGCGGCTGACGCGCTGGTTCGAACCGGTCATCATGCCGGGCCTGCTCCAAACCCCGGACTACATGCGCGCCATGCTCACCAAGGTCGCCGCCTTCTACGGTCACGACGAACCGGTCGACCAGGGCATCATCGCGCGGCTGGAACGGCAACAAGTGCTTCGGCACGGCAACCATCGCTTCAATTTCGTTCTGGCCGAACAAGTCCTGTACACCACGGTCGGTTCCGACGAGGTGATGATCGGCCAACTCGACCATCTGCTCAGCATGATGAGGCTGCCGAATGTCGTCGTGAGCGTCATCCCGCAGATGTCGGATTACCATGTTCCCACCACCAATTTCGTCATCTTCGACCGCAAGGTTGCCAGCGTCGAAACGATCTCGGCCGAGCTGACCATCACGCAACCGCGAGAACTGGTGCTGTACGAACAGGTGTTCCAGACGCTCTTGGATCAAGCGGTGGTCGGCGAGACAGCGCGGGTATTGATCGGCAAGGCGATGCGACAGCGACAGCCACGGCCTACGGGCGGACCGTGA
- a CDS encoding TetR/AcrR family transcriptional regulator — translation METRGRGRPRASIPTRAGGNTRSEILDAAAELITTQGFGATSTRQIADAVGVRQNVLYHHFASKDDLLGTLLEALVRPALDAARALSTYPAADAVDRAARLYALSLYDSQVLATWKWNLGVLFFLPEAHSAVFDSALNMRRALRQFHVDFAAEVADDTKSGPVDDHTFRLVESVATIRADGTLTPDSPRHLAVACLRLAGWTTDLDRVIDRANHLLENIDARITATAPQAGSQGLE, via the coding sequence GTGGAGACACGAGGTCGAGGGCGCCCCCGCGCGAGCATCCCGACACGCGCAGGCGGTAACACGCGTAGTGAGATCCTCGACGCGGCAGCAGAGTTGATTACGACCCAGGGTTTCGGGGCGACCAGCACCCGACAGATCGCCGACGCCGTCGGGGTGCGCCAGAATGTGCTCTACCATCATTTCGCATCGAAAGACGACCTTCTCGGCACACTGCTGGAGGCACTCGTCCGGCCTGCGCTCGACGCCGCCCGCGCGCTGTCTACGTACCCCGCGGCCGACGCGGTCGACCGCGCAGCGCGTCTGTACGCTCTGTCGCTCTACGACTCCCAGGTGCTGGCCACCTGGAAGTGGAACCTCGGCGTGCTGTTCTTCTTACCCGAAGCCCATTCGGCGGTCTTCGACTCGGCACTGAACATGCGCCGCGCGCTGAGGCAATTCCATGTCGACTTCGCTGCCGAGGTCGCAGACGACACAAAAAGCGGACCCGTCGACGATCACACATTTCGACTAGTCGAATCCGTCGCCACCATCCGGGCCGACGGCACACTCACACCGGATAGTCCGCGCCACCTAGCCGTGGCATGCCTGCGCCTAGCCGGATGGACTACCGACTTGGACCGCGTCATCGACCGGGCGAACCACCTACTGGAAAACATTGACGCACGCATCACTGCCACCGCCCCCCAGGCAGGGAGTCAAGGTCTCGAGTAG
- a CDS encoding cysteine hydrolase family protein encodes MRELPAPATSDVVLICIDVQRDFAPTTDNGLDAPEISAIRSLVHSARRASIPVIFIREVHHPTLTDLGREVDSVEDLHCIEGTPGAGFIDDFGPRPDEYEVRKRRYSAFFNTDLDTILRGYKASTVILSGGLTDVCVHYTAVDAHQNDYHFRVVADAVYGSSEPAHHSALNAMSYLQRDSVITLAAATELLDGRVRGGRRSTAAAQ; translated from the coding sequence ATGCGTGAACTACCTGCCCCTGCGACGTCCGACGTCGTCCTCATCTGCATCGATGTGCAGCGCGACTTCGCCCCGACCACCGATAACGGACTCGACGCACCAGAGATCTCTGCGATCCGCAGCCTTGTACACAGCGCTCGTCGTGCCTCGATCCCGGTCATCTTCATCCGCGAAGTTCATCACCCCACGCTCACCGACCTCGGTCGGGAGGTCGACAGTGTAGAGGATCTGCATTGCATCGAGGGCACTCCCGGGGCGGGGTTCATCGACGACTTCGGGCCCCGGCCGGACGAGTACGAAGTACGCAAGCGGCGCTACTCGGCCTTCTTCAACACCGATCTCGACACGATCCTGCGTGGATACAAAGCCAGCACCGTCATCCTCTCGGGAGGCCTGACCGATGTGTGTGTGCACTACACCGCCGTTGACGCCCACCAGAACGACTACCACTTCCGAGTTGTGGCCGACGCGGTCTACGGATCGTCGGAGCCAGCGCATCACTCCGCGCTGAACGCCATGAGCTATTTGCAACGTGACTCGGTCATCACTCTCGCCGCCGCAACGGAACTGCTCGATGGCAGGGTACGAGGCGGCCGCCGGTCAACGGCCGCGGCTCAGTGA
- a CDS encoding APC family permease has translation MINKSHSAIAGTSVPHTGRDGPGAVSDDLRDFSLSSVFGIAFAFISPIIALYTIFDIALGIAGPSFWWAFVVVLGGQLLVAVVFGELSSRWPEEGGVYAWSKRLVGESYGWLTGWVYIWTLITLNAAAAFAASTFAAAVFGLDNPGTGMRLAFAVGFMIIATLVNSLDRRLLRVFVALSIACEVIGSLFVGTVLLAFHRHNSLSVLWSGFDDGGMAFTVGPFLAAVAVVGWAFIGFESAGDLAAEVKNPGRNVPLAQIASLVLVAATVMYAGLALILAVPDLEAVAAGSIDDSVVETLSSNLGGAVVVPMSVVVSIGFAAGIAAVSTALSRIVHAMAVQRSLPGSAALTRLSGRDRLPRNALTSTSVATCSLLILAVGFGFYDVMIAMSTGGFYIAFFLPVAAMLFTRVRGMWTPGVFTLGKLGGLIVNAAATLWLLLQIINISWPRDVGANWYVEWGCLLMYLLTGVLGATVFLRYRRTSQRISTDA, from the coding sequence GTGATCAATAAAAGTCATAGTGCGATCGCTGGAACGTCAGTGCCTCATACTGGTCGCGATGGGCCCGGCGCCGTCAGCGACGACCTCCGCGACTTCAGTTTGAGTTCTGTTTTCGGAATCGCTTTCGCGTTCATCTCGCCGATCATTGCGCTGTACACGATCTTCGATATCGCGTTGGGTATCGCAGGGCCTTCGTTCTGGTGGGCGTTTGTGGTTGTCCTCGGTGGTCAACTGCTCGTGGCTGTGGTCTTCGGTGAGTTGTCGAGCCGGTGGCCAGAAGAGGGTGGCGTTTACGCCTGGTCGAAAAGATTGGTGGGCGAGAGCTACGGGTGGCTGACCGGGTGGGTCTATATCTGGACGCTCATCACACTCAATGCCGCCGCTGCATTCGCCGCCAGTACTTTTGCCGCCGCGGTGTTCGGGTTGGACAACCCCGGAACCGGGATGCGGCTGGCTTTCGCGGTGGGATTCATGATCATCGCTACTCTGGTGAACAGTCTCGACCGGCGCCTGCTCAGGGTGTTCGTCGCGCTGTCGATTGCGTGCGAGGTGATAGGCAGCCTCTTTGTCGGGACGGTTCTGCTCGCCTTCCACCGACACAACAGCCTCTCGGTCCTGTGGTCCGGATTCGACGATGGCGGAATGGCTTTCACCGTCGGACCGTTTCTCGCCGCGGTTGCGGTAGTCGGATGGGCGTTCATCGGTTTCGAAAGCGCGGGCGACCTTGCCGCCGAGGTGAAGAACCCCGGGCGCAACGTACCGCTGGCACAGATCGCTTCGCTGGTCTTGGTCGCAGCAACCGTGATGTACGCCGGGTTGGCTTTGATCCTGGCGGTCCCCGATCTCGAGGCCGTGGCGGCCGGATCGATCGATGATTCGGTCGTGGAGACGTTGTCGTCCAATCTGGGTGGCGCGGTCGTCGTGCCGATGTCGGTGGTCGTATCGATCGGGTTCGCTGCCGGGATCGCCGCGGTGAGCACTGCTCTGTCGCGCATCGTGCACGCGATGGCCGTCCAGCGATCGCTGCCGGGTTCAGCGGCACTGACGCGTTTGTCCGGCCGAGATCGATTGCCGCGCAACGCTTTGACCTCGACTTCGGTGGCAACGTGCAGCCTGCTGATTCTCGCTGTCGGATTCGGCTTCTACGATGTGATGATCGCTATGTCCACAGGCGGCTTCTACATCGCCTTCTTCCTTCCTGTGGCCGCAATGCTGTTCACCCGCGTCCGTGGAATGTGGACCCCTGGAGTATTCACACTGGGCAAACTCGGCGGCCTGATTGTCAACGCGGCCGCCACGCTATGGCTGCTTCTGCAGATCATCAACATCTCATGGCCGCGCGACGTCGGCGCCAACTGGTACGTCGAGTGGGGATGCCTGCTGATGTACCTGCTCACCGGCGTTCTCGGCGCCACTGTGTTCCTTCGCTACCGTCGAACAAGTCAAAGGATCAGTACCGATGCGTGA
- a CDS encoding DUF6879 family protein: MKLIQGEEFVGLFRTGEWERAFHLETQDEYLVADEHEPFRKFLAGEPDDYEWCRSWDDLIRDVTARGKQVHRVRLVSIPHVDYTRFGLTIAPLNIEAGEQIKWLPRPLIDPSRLTSDDYWLFDDHLVVFVTFEDDGDFGGFAVTEDPVIAAHLVAVRDTVWGLGIPHADYVGSDYAAAK; the protein is encoded by the coding sequence ATGAAACTGATCCAGGGCGAAGAATTTGTCGGCCTCTTCCGCACCGGTGAGTGGGAGCGGGCCTTCCATTTGGAAACCCAGGACGAGTATCTCGTTGCCGACGAGCACGAGCCCTTCCGCAAGTTCCTGGCCGGAGAGCCCGACGACTACGAATGGTGCCGTTCCTGGGATGACCTGATCCGGGACGTCACTGCTCGGGGCAAACAGGTGCACCGGGTGCGGCTGGTCAGCATCCCGCACGTGGACTACACCCGGTTCGGCCTCACCATCGCCCCGCTGAACATCGAGGCGGGCGAACAGATCAAGTGGCTCCCGCGGCCCCTCATCGACCCGAGCCGGCTGACCAGTGATGACTACTGGTTGTTCGATGACCACCTGGTCGTCTTCGTCACCTTCGAAGACGATGGTGACTTCGGCGGGTTCGCCGTCACCGAAGACCCAGTGATCGCGGCTCACCTGGTGGCCGTTCGTGACACGGTGTGGGGCCTCGGCATCCCGCACGCTGACTATGTGGGAAGCGACTACGCTGCTGCCAAGTGA
- a CDS encoding alpha/beta hydrolase produces MPSNSTITHVRSLDGLQLEATLVTPDQPTPRAVVLVHGGGVTREEGGFFTRLAAGLAEAGVTSLRFDLRGHGDSEGRQEDLTLATILNDIRVNLAHVREVADATEVSLLGASFGGGICAYYAAKRPEHLSRLVLLNPQFDYKRRTIDSRGYWTDDALSDERAKELNETGAVQFTPRLKHGRPFLNEVFWLEPNDVLGEITVPTLIVHGDADTLVPIEGTRDAITKFIAPVELVEIEGSQHGFAVHDDPQYLNPKSQEYQAEVIGIVSRWLTTGSTLRQ; encoded by the coding sequence GTGCCCTCGAACAGCACCATCACCCACGTCCGTAGTCTCGACGGTCTGCAACTGGAGGCCACTCTCGTCACCCCGGACCAACCCACGCCGCGCGCTGTCGTGCTGGTGCACGGCGGCGGTGTCACCCGGGAAGAGGGTGGCTTCTTCACTCGCCTCGCCGCCGGCCTTGCCGAGGCAGGGGTGACGTCGCTGCGGTTCGACCTCCGCGGCCATGGGGATAGCGAAGGGCGACAAGAAGACTTGACCCTTGCGACCATCCTCAACGACATTCGCGTGAACCTGGCCCATGTGCGCGAGGTGGCCGACGCGACGGAGGTCAGCCTGCTCGGTGCCAGTTTCGGCGGCGGGATCTGCGCCTACTACGCGGCCAAGCGGCCGGAACACCTGAGCCGGTTGGTGTTGCTCAATCCGCAGTTCGACTACAAGCGGCGCACCATCGACAGCCGGGGCTACTGGACAGACGACGCCCTCAGCGACGAACGGGCCAAAGAGCTGAATGAGACTGGCGCCGTGCAGTTTACGCCGAGACTGAAGCACGGACGGCCGTTTCTGAACGAAGTGTTCTGGCTCGAGCCGAACGACGTGCTCGGCGAGATCACGGTCCCCACCCTGATCGTTCACGGCGACGCCGACACCCTGGTGCCGATCGAGGGCACGCGCGACGCCATCACAAAATTCATCGCGCCGGTGGAGTTGGTCGAGATCGAGGGCTCGCAGCACGGTTTCGCGGTGCATGACGATCCGCAGTATCTGAACCCGAAGAGCCAGGAATATCAGGCCGAGGTGATCGGAATCGTTTCCCGTTGGCTGACAACGGGATCGACGCTACGGCAGTAG
- a CDS encoding helix-turn-helix domain-containing protein, producing the protein MTTGEVIRRVRKSLGMTQAELGAILGYTQPVISQLEHDSAAVHDVRVLRRVAKALRVPLAILVVESDEEADVNRRNFLRASTLGAGTAMTAAAIQQAEGATGTIRVGAGDVAEINATVNQVHELDLVVGGDRLCRLAAGYVHYVQQLLDTASYSEDTGRQLTSAAAEMMTAAGWVHYDAGRQEKARRYYADAAQAASAADDGFAAAHALGNASGYMVNRVWGRDSSASDQMGVQYAQAASRAALPKGGPKLRALMALREAEAQGARGDKTEMAKAISRAYRAYESARGHDPDWVYLPEAEISGIIGKAHMWFGDYPAAVTHLGRAAEHSAVWPRERASWQLHQAHNLVHSGEVGQACALLTENFAAISDRDSARLQQRLGVLADTVRPHARVPEVREFLGLVASR; encoded by the coding sequence ATGACAACCGGCGAGGTCATTCGCCGGGTTCGTAAGTCGCTCGGTATGACGCAGGCCGAACTCGGGGCCATCCTCGGCTACACCCAGCCGGTGATCTCACAGCTGGAACACGACAGCGCCGCCGTGCACGATGTGCGGGTATTGCGCCGTGTGGCCAAAGCACTCCGTGTACCCCTTGCCATACTGGTAGTGGAGTCAGACGAGGAGGCGGACGTGAATCGTCGCAATTTCCTACGAGCCAGCACCCTCGGCGCCGGAACCGCCATGACAGCCGCCGCAATCCAGCAGGCCGAAGGGGCCACCGGCACGATCCGGGTCGGAGCCGGCGATGTCGCCGAGATCAATGCCACGGTGAATCAGGTGCATGAGCTGGACCTGGTCGTCGGGGGCGACCGGCTGTGCAGATTGGCGGCCGGATATGTCCACTACGTTCAACAGCTGCTCGACACCGCTAGCTACAGCGAAGACACCGGACGCCAGCTCACCAGCGCCGCAGCCGAGATGATGACCGCGGCCGGCTGGGTGCATTATGACGCGGGCCGACAGGAGAAGGCGCGCCGCTACTACGCTGATGCGGCTCAAGCGGCCAGCGCCGCCGATGATGGCTTCGCAGCAGCCCACGCACTCGGTAACGCCAGTGGATACATGGTCAACCGGGTGTGGGGCCGAGACAGTTCCGCAAGCGATCAGATGGGGGTGCAGTATGCCCAAGCGGCGTCACGGGCGGCACTTCCTAAAGGCGGGCCGAAGCTCCGCGCATTGATGGCACTCCGCGAAGCGGAAGCCCAGGGTGCTCGGGGCGACAAAACAGAGATGGCCAAGGCGATCAGCCGGGCGTATCGCGCGTACGAATCGGCGCGGGGGCATGACCCCGACTGGGTATACCTGCCGGAGGCTGAAATAAGCGGCATCATCGGTAAAGCGCACATGTGGTTCGGTGATTATCCAGCTGCCGTAACCCATTTGGGCCGAGCCGCCGAGCATTCGGCAGTCTGGCCCCGGGAACGAGCCTCGTGGCAATTGCACCAAGCGCACAATCTCGTGCACAGCGGTGAGGTCGGCCAAGCATGTGCACTCCTGACCGAGAACTTTGCCGCGATTTCCGACCGGGACTCGGCCCGGTTGCAGCAACGGCTGGGTGTCCTCGCGGATACGGTTCGACCCCATGCACGCGTCCCCGAAGTGCGGGAATTCTTGGGGCTGGTGGCCAGCCGCTGA
- a CDS encoding MCE family protein, translating into MRRPAAVLFAITLCATVSGCQWTGLNSLPLPGTKGHGPGSYQVSIEMPDVTTITPNSPVLVDDVEVGSITAIGTENWHARVTVTLNRETVLPANATAKIGQTSLLGTAHVELAAPAEPRGTLTDGGVIPLDRAGDYPTTEQTLSALSMVLNGGGLGHLQTIVTEANKAIAGHQDSAGAVIDRMNTLLGELDTQRDEITATLGNLDRFAAHLAGDNDALGRAVSAVDPALGVLDRQRADLTTAFAALTRFGDAGTTLVDNVHGDLKQTLAGLAPTLRKVAETGDDLIANLNQLATFPFPPVLIDNGVRGDYMNLWAEADLTLPRLQQGLLFGTPFSTPPPTGPPPGEGR; encoded by the coding sequence TTGCGCCGTCCAGCGGCAGTACTGTTCGCAATCACCTTGTGCGCCACGGTATCCGGATGCCAATGGACCGGACTGAACTCGCTGCCGCTGCCCGGGACCAAGGGCCACGGGCCGGGCAGCTACCAGGTGTCCATCGAGATGCCGGACGTCACCACCATCACCCCGAACTCACCGGTGCTGGTCGACGACGTCGAGGTCGGCTCCATCACCGCCATCGGCACCGAGAACTGGCACGCCCGGGTCACCGTGACGCTGAACCGCGAGACCGTCCTGCCCGCCAACGCCACGGCCAAGATCGGGCAGACCAGCCTGCTGGGCACCGCCCACGTCGAACTCGCCGCACCCGCCGAGCCGCGCGGCACGCTCACCGACGGCGGCGTGATCCCGCTGGACCGCGCCGGCGACTACCCCACCACCGAACAGACCCTCTCCGCGCTGTCCATGGTCTTGAACGGGGGCGGGCTGGGACACCTGCAAACCATCGTCACCGAGGCGAACAAAGCCATTGCCGGACATCAGGATTCGGCAGGCGCCGTCATCGACCGGATGAACACGCTGCTCGGCGAGCTGGATACCCAGCGCGACGAAATCACCGCCACCCTGGGCAATCTCGACCGGTTCGCCGCACACCTGGCCGGTGACAACGACGCCCTCGGCCGCGCCGTCTCGGCCGTGGATCCCGCTCTAGGCGTCCTCGACCGGCAGCGTGCCGATCTCACCACTGCCTTTGCCGCGCTGACCCGATTCGGTGACGCCGGCACGACCCTCGTCGACAACGTCCACGGCGACCTGAAGCAGACCCTCGCCGGGCTCGCGCCGACCTTGCGGAAGGTCGCCGAGACCGGCGACGACCTGATCGCCAACCTCAACCAGCTCGCCACCTTCCCCTTCCCGCCAGTGTTGATCGACAACGGCGTGCGCGGCGATTATATGAACCTGTGGGCGGAGGCGGATCTCACGCTGCCGCGGCTACAGCAGGGTCTACTGTTCGGCACCCCATTCAGTACGCCACCGCCCACCGGACCGCCGCCGGGAGAAGGACGATGA